The nucleotide sequence TGTGCGATAATGGTAGGCAGGAATGTTTGATTCCCGAACTTCATATGCGTAATTCCGAAGGTAACTCTACACATGGTaggtagaggtaagtcactgaggagtatgactaagtgaggacgcgtccccGTTCGAAGAGATAGTAGGCGTTGGTCTAATTTAGGTTCATTTCGAAAATATAAATTGAGACcctaactagatcctggtctcgaggagacaatgtctaattactactcattattattgtgctaacatttgtcttgcaggttattagactaacactttttgcagagTAAAAGGAGCAAAAAGGCCTCGGGTGAATAATACccgaggtgccttcaagcattAGAAGAcgtcttcgtactgttcatggaaggcgccttcagtactGTGGAAGGTGCCTTACGCAGGATAAACTTCAGATTTCGTCACAGATAAGGAGCAAGAACTTTAGGATCAAACTCCACATGTTAGAGGCGCCTTTAAggcaatggaaggcgccttccacatccTTTATAAGGGTATCTCGACCAAGTTTCAAGTATCAACTTCAATCCGAGCTCCTACGTGTTCGGTTTGGCTTTCCAACTATTTCGGCTTCCTGCTACTACTCTACTACGCCTGATTGTCGCCTTATTGCTACTCTATTACATGTCTGACTGCCGCCGAGAAGCCGTCCAAACACCGAACTCAAGCAGACCATTTACGATAGTGTTTgataacataacataatttctATAAACGAAAGGTGTAGTCTGTTAAACTTCTCCGATTCTTTTGTACTCAATCCCCTCTTCCAATGGTTCCGGAAGATACTTTTAGTGAATTATCTATCAATAAGTTTACGGGACATAAGTCTTGGAATAGGAGTAGCCGaaaactccgaaccaagtaaaattcttgtGTTCGTGTTTTTTTCGTTTCTACCTTTTTTTTCCCACCGCGTactcttattttaaaaaaaataaaaagataaacttttaaaaatcatttgattcaccccctcttatgcatgtgcgtctcgatccaacagatatttcataaaagtaatatttttttttattacgaATCAAGTTTTTAATTGATTTTCACACTATAGCAATCAATTCGGGTACGCATAAGGGAATacgaaaggaaaaatagaaatgGAGTAGGCCAtttgataattttgaaagttagctATGGAATTTAAGTATTCGACAACTTTAACTACGCCATTGAATAATTTGTCAAAATAATATTCGCTAACCCCCATGAGATTTCTTCATGTATCTGACTTTCATGATATCAAAATCTTATAGTGAATTTCTATACCCCTTACTCTCAAAAATTTATCTTTCTTCTTTAAAATTGTATTCaatctatttaaaaatttaatgttCTAAATTTACGTTGGGCATAGATATCTTAAAGAGGCTTTAGAactatattaattttgatttgaattgATTAAGAATTCTCTAGGTTAAACTGTCtatacaattttaaaaatttaaaagtttgataATTTTCAAATAAGAGGAATACTAGGAAATTCTTGATATTGTTAATTAGTGAGTGTTATTGTCCTATATTTTGTAATTAACTTGTGATAAATTTTATTAGGTCTTTACAAGTTTAAGCATTCACTATTCTCAATTTATTATGAAATTCAAATCTAAAGGCATGATATATTAACGAGGTTAAGgttataaatgaaccaaacgttcttaaacaagtttggtgttcggcttgaTAAGAGCTCATTTATATTCGTCAATatatacaagattaattaaacaaacaagcttgaacaactcgttaagctaaacaaataagcttgaacatatatgtgttcagctcgttaacattcgtgaacaacattcgtgaaTAGTATTCgcgaacaacgttcatgaatagTATTCACAAACAACGTTCATCaataatgttcacgaaccatatttattaataaaactatttGCAATAGGCTAAATacacaagaaaataaaataaaataattaaattatcaagctcaataaccaatcaaacaactaaaagtttcaaacaatcaaacaaatttgaattgagaactcgataacatctaaacgaaccaagctcaaaccaagctcgaaTCAAGTTCAGGCCAAGCTTAAATTAAGAGCTCGATCTCGAACAAAGCgcaagccaaacttgaattaagagctcgataatatttaaacgaaccaagtttaagccaaattcaaataatctcaagctcatacaaaataaattaagtcaagcttgaacaatcattttaaaagcttagttcattttaaaTTCAGCTTGGTTCGATTCAGcttaattactttattaaataagtttaaatatccCAAAGTTCTGTTCCAGGGGCGGATTTACGTTAAGGCCCAAGGGGGCcacgaccccccccccccccctttttaaataatattattttatatttatatatatattatttgaccCATTAGATTTAGTTGTGTATGGTTGGTCTAATGGTAagattatatttttttcaaacacGCTTCTCAAGTTCGAATTCTTGTtggattgaattttaatttttttctccttTATATTCCACATTCTAACTAaacatatttttttcctttatatttCACATTCTAACTAAATATATAGTAAGTTTGGAAAGatcattataatataatatatttaactAAATATATAATATTCATGGAAATTTGAAAAGATCATTATAATAGAATatgtttaataattatttttattatttaatattcatCCTCGTCATTTAATATACGACCTTCTTAGATCTAAAATCCTGAATCCATCCTGTTCAATTCGACTTGATTTATTTATCGTCCTAAatgagattttaaaaaaatatattaattttaatttgagacgatttaaaatttttcaacgaGACAATTTGTCCGAAATTGATTGATGAAGGAAGTTAgagtcaatatatatatatattttgggatatttttttaaaaatatattcatgctCTTTACATCTGTATTCCACAATGTAAATTGAGTCAATTTTTAATAGGTAaagtaaaaaaaagaaattaatttaaaaaaaaaatctttagagAGAGGTGAGAGGAGGAGTATAATAGAAATGTGCGGGATGATTTTGGTATTACAAAAGTTAGATACGCCAAtgagaaattttgaaaattacatATGCGGCTTAGTACAATGTCGAAAAAAATCAACCCGAACCGGGTTTGGTTTGATtcacaaaaattaatttagaCATTTTAATTATGACTTTgtattaaattaaaatcttttagtaGTAATAACAATTTGCTCCAGTTGGAAATCCAAGTAACCCTAGATTTTGTTTGGTAACTCTCTGGGAGCGAAAGGGACACCGATCGACACTGATGGCGGCACGGGCGGCGCTCAAGGCAGCGGCTTTCTCCATCTCCCGTTCGTCGGCGGCCACGCAGTCGGCGAGGCTCGTCCCGCGCAGGGGCTTAGCCGGAGGCGGAGGTTGGTCTACTGTACCTTTCGTTCCTCTTTAGTACATCGACATTTTAGATTCGTCACTTGTCCGACTACCTGTTGCGCCTCTTCATCTCGATTTCTTCGACAAAGTTTTATCTTGTTTGACAATTTGTGGTTTTATGGGATTCTTTAGGCACTAAATTCACATCCTGAATGTGTGATTTGCTCTTGGGCTGTGACTCAAAGGATCTGATCAGAATATCGTGATTTTGCAGCAATAGTTTTGTTTTATAAAGTTGTTTCTCGAAAATACCTTTTGACTATCTCTTGTTGGCATGATTACCAAGCGCCGATGGTTGTCTGTGACCAAGGTTAGGGTTTGGCCTCCAAGTTGGAGTTTGATTTGGCTGTTTGcttttttatcttagttaataaAGTTCGATTTTGATGGAAGTAAGGAACATGAAGGAAGAATGGAAGTAAGAACACGATGATATCATGACTCGAAGACCGTTGGATAACTgcaaaatgaaattttaatataAGGCAGTCCAAAAGATAATGCATTGCGATGATGATCAATAGAGTTGATGGTAATTAAGTCTAATTTCTGATTCAAAATAGGCCCACAGATCATTAGATTATCTAGTGAATTCAATTTTAtgatagatattttttttaagatcTCAGCTACAGGAATCTGTATCCAGTATTCTTGATTTGCCTATTGCCTTGAGTATTAAAGTTCCTTTTGTTCTTCTCGAAAcgacaaacaaaaaaaaacaaggcTTAACTCTTTTATAAATACTAATACATCAACTTGTAATGTGCAATGTTTCCAGCTAGACTTGCATTCAAACCTGCTGTCTTCTTAATTAATGCTGAGTCCTGATTTTGACTTTATTCTTAATTTTGTTTTCTGAGTTTGTTTTGAAggtgattatttttatttcatacTTTCACTACAGTCATTCTATGATATAGCTGTATAGACTTCTTAGTTTAATATTCGACCTCAATCTCTGTAGATCATCATGGACCTCCGAAGGTTAACTTTTGGGAAGATCCACTCAGCCCTGCTAAGTGGAAGGAAGAACATGTAAGTTTCAAATACTTTTACTGCTATTCAAAACCCAAATCAAACCTAATATTTATATCTATTTATCTTaagaaaagagaaattttaaagaCTTGAAACTGGTTATCAAATTAATAAAACTGGTTATTTATTTATTGTGACTTGAAAATCCGGATCTGATGAATCTGGaacataaaatttaataaaaatttgttCTTTTCCACGAGTTCAACTTCTTTTTTTAGCTTAAATCATTCATTTTCTAGGTTATGACAACTTTTTAGATAAGAAAAGAATCTTGGAATCATGTGAAATTGAGTTTAGATGCTCTGTTTTATGACTTACCAGTTTTCACACTTGAATTTGCTTGATAACAGAATATATGTGTGTTTATAATAATCTTAGACTATGATTTGTGCTTGAAAACAAAATGCTTTGTCATAATAATTATATAAGTTCGATTATCATAGTGATCAAGTTTTTATGTTCACCTATTTTAAGTGGATTTAAAAAGCGATTACCTTAATGAAAATTCTTGGGGTTTTTGACTTCATATCCCTATCTCAAATTTTGTTTTATGCTTCAATCTTCTCAGTATCGTATCTAGTAATAGTCAGTAATATCAATTCAGGAGCTATCTTGCTAGAGTTTGAGTTGTTCTTTTGATTATCTTCATTTGGCATTATCCCTCAATCGTAACATTTTGTTGTCTTATATGGAATATGGACGTACTTCAAACACATGGATTGGTCTttggaaataaaatatttaagtttgtttCCCTAGTACACCTAGTTTTTCAGATGCTAGCATTGAGACATTTATAGAACTTCGTCTAGTCTTTTATTTGCTTGTGCCATTTGTTTTTAAACGTCAAATTCAAGTAGGCCAAGCATTTTACTTTAGTTTGCCCTGATACGAGCTATGCAAGTAACATCATAATTTATCTTATTGCAGATGGTAATTATCTGTCTATCCGGTTGGGGTTTGCTCATCTATAGTGGATACAAGGCTTTTAGCGGAAAGAAGGAAAGCAAGCAAGAGGTATTGACATAAGTTTCGCATATCAGTCTTCTTATGCCTAATTACCACAGAAATCAAAAGTTCTTCGATTTCAAACGTTTATTCAGTTATTTTCTTTAAGAAGATGCCATTCGTATGATCACGGTTATGTGGAACTGTAAGGATTAAGACTAGTATTTCAgatgagaggagaggagaggagaggagggagGAAAGTTAAGTCATAAGATCGGTTACTTGATCACAAGAGGAAGCAGTAGGAATGTTAGGACCAAATTATACTGATTATCGATCCATCATCTTCTGTCACTTTCAGATAATCATCCAACTGTTCCTTGCAAAATAATATAAGCGCCACATCTATTATCATCACCGGTATCTTCCACCTCTATCGACCATCTGCTGCTTATGTCCATAGAATTCCTTACTGCCCTTGATTTCCTCCCGCTTAGACCCTGCAGCTTGCCGGTCTCTGCAGTTTTGGCCTCCTCCCTATGGAGTGTTTCCATCAAGTGTGGTACATTTAACTCGCTATAACTCTCGATCCACCGAGTTTCACAACGATGTAAAGCTTACAACAAATCGATCTCACACCGAAATAACatgtttcttttcttgtttttgtGCAGGTGGGAGAGAAGGTCGGACAGTAGACGAACCTTCAAAGGTATCATGTTTCCTTATATATTTAGCATGCCAATAAGCCACTCGAAAGACCAATCGCACCTTCAAGTTTCGCTGAGTTTGTAATTCTCCAGAGTCATTCtcgtttattatttttcttttctgttctttAGACGGAGCTTTCGAAACCGAAAACTTTTTGAAGATTTTTGAGATCTTTTGCTTCCAATGGCAATGACAAACATCTTTATCTTCTTTATGTCAGTCTGCAATCGTTTGATCTATTAATCGTTGGgatattatttttaactttaactaATTTGTCTAAATATTAATaactaaataataaatattaatgattTTTCTCACCATAAACTCAAAATAGTATGtttcaaaaataatcttttaatgctaaaattttaaatagataaaaaaaaaataattatggtTTCTCATCGCATCTCATGTGGTAGGAGATTGTTTCAGGGGTTTTTTGAAAGTAAAAAATCTTATTGTTTCTtggttatcaaaaaaaaaatccccTCAACAACTAATTTATgatcttattttttatttatagttTACATTATGGCTATGGATagcatattttatataaataattttaatttatttaaagcatttctcatttttttatttagttggtATTAGATATTTATCTTACACTAACTAATTTGAGTACATCGACTAATATGAGGGTGATCGGTTTGAACTATAGAAATTTTTAATCTATTATtatgataaattgaaaagtaCTTGTAATAAAATTGAGACTTGATTTttatatacttgaaaattaagAAAATGTTAGGTCGTTGCACCATTATTTGGGGGTTTAACAATGTTTTTTAGTTGACATGGGATATCCATTCTTTCAAATTGGTTAATCTTGTGAagattggttttattttgtaaaattttttatcGATTATTGGGATAAATTAGAAAGTGGTAATAGAGATTTATCTAGATGGTTAGTATTTTTAAGTCTGAATTTCATTAGagggaaatttttttaaaaaaaaattccattgGAGGGTTTGGTATTTCATTTACAATGAGCTTCCAAtgcttttaaattaaatttgagattttaagaaaaatatatttttaatatcattctAAAAATTGCTTAAAGACTTTCTTATTATAAaagtatttaaatattttataagtGTTTTTAAGATGCATGAGATGTACTATTCGGTCATATAGTAAAtacaattttttactttttttttatttattaattttctcAAGCCTTCTAAGTTGTCACATGTCACGGTTAACGGTCCCTTCAATCTGACTTCATATATTTTAGAATAACGTTTATTCCGTTTTATCTAAGTAACTCTTTTAAACTGAGGGCATcagataatttaaaataatatttatacctATCAAACATCAAATTATATCATGTTTATGATAATAAGTCTTGTAAGTCTTATCCATGTACTAATTCCAAGTACTAATTCGACTATTATATCATAAACAAGTCTTGTAAGTCTTATCCAAGTACTAATTCCAAGTACTAATTCGACTATATTTGCCGGGGCAATAAGGAGTCTAAGTGACGTGCCTTAAAGTCACAGGAATATGCTATCAATCATGTCCGCCTACTAAATAAAGGAAGACCAACTACATCTTGAATTATTCCCATACATTAAGTTGTATATCATTGTCGAAATGGTCACAACCAGTATGATGATGATGAACACGATGCCCACCTCAAGTATCAACCACGTGATTATGGATTAAccgaatatattaaaaaataataataatttcagtTAATCTTATTTATTATATCTAATGTGATCAATTTCGTtctatgaaatttttttactggtcatcaagataaatcgggaaatACACGCGGTGACGAACCCAAAAATCCAGTATCCTTTGGTTACGTTttttatttggagaaaaaatttctacaaatacgtcATAGTTGGATGACAACCTGAATATACTATTACAACATCATAACCTGGGAGGACGTTAACGGTTAATCGAACATACCAAGCTTTAATATATAGAGTGTAATCGAGGGTGCTTATAATTATTGCACAACAACTTGTGGACTGCTTATGAATATTTGATATTAAAGGAGGAGGGGTGGTCACGGTCTTTGTCTATCGCAATTAAACCTTTCCTTTTCTGTGTTTCTAGATCTAGCAATCAGACAGCGAGGAATTCGGTCCATTTTAGggtgaaaataaaacaataatgatCTAGGTAtttagtttttcaaatcaattaattTAGGTGATCCGTTCAGTCATAGAAATTTATCATCAGCTATCAAAATAAAACCAGAAATGATAATGGAGATCCATTTAAGTAGCCAATGTTTTTAGGCATGCCATCCAATAGAAGAAAAATCTCTATAGTTCGTTACAGTTATATCATAGTCTTatggttaaaaaaataaaaatctcttgAATCATGTATGTTAAAATTAGGGTATTAAATGAGTCAAGTAGGGCTAAATTTTAtggtattaaaatttatttaataaagtaatcgaATCAAGTGCATTGAGTCAAAAATGAACTTGATTTTGGTTCCTTTAGATGTTATTGAACTCTCAATTTAAGATGGtatgattttttgaaatttttaacatttaaaaACTTAGTTGATAATATAggtttatttattcattttaaaggtttttataaattttttataccaataataattttattgatgaatattatttataaatcttGTTCAtgtatattatttattaatattaacgaattaaatatatatgtgtttaaatttatttatttaatttaactaattgctaaatgtatttatttatttaactttatgTGTATTTAATATAGATAAATAATATTTGATCCATTTAAAATCGTAGCTAAAATAGCGTCTAACATAAAATATTACTATTCTAATGTATTTATTTCCGCGGGCGGTGTGGTGGTTGAGACATGGGAGGTTGTCGCATATGAGATTTTAGGATTGAAACTCGATAAATCTGAGCATATCTTCCTCTATACTTTGACCACCTGTATTAATAGTCAtctaaaattatttaagttgGATCAAAATTACAATTGGACTCAAATAAAATCGAGTCAATATGGTTGTAGCAACTGTACATTGTCCATAACTACTATAACTCATGATTCATAGTAGTTATATATTGACAATAACTACTATAAAGTTGTAATAACTATGGCACATCTATTACAAACattattttgaagtaattttaactaaattaaaataatttcgtTTAAACAATTTGATCAAagagtaattttaattaagtctaacaaatttattttcataattaaaatatactgaGATATTTTAATTATCCCTTGAGCACAAAATATTTTCTAGATGAAAATGATAATTCTTCacataatattttacttttattaaaaCTGAACTAGTTAGACAACTGTAAAATTAGTACCGTATGATACGGAGGTCCTGAGTTCTAGTTACGAAAATAATCTCTCGCAATACAAGAGAAAGTTGGATCGCGGTAGGAATTTCGTACACCgagttattattattttgttttaacCTTTCGATCAAACTAAGTTGTCGGCATCCTAGGCTTTAATGAATCAGGTGAACTGCTGTTGGCCAATTAAGCAATAGCAACCAATTACTCtaatatagacaattgaatctgcCAACCAAAGTAGGTAAACTAACAGCAATCATCTTTATTTGAACTGAAATTCATCTCTATTTCTCTCTCTCCATCTACTTATAATTCACCAATTCAACAACAATAAAAATGAATTAATAAAAGCAGTGTTCTTAATTCGTTCAGAGCTAAATCTTTAATTAGTTGAATGCTTATGGTTTCTGATGCTTCCACTAAGACTTCAAATGACATCCTGTTTTTTATATTTTGTGAAAGTCTAATGGGTGGAATATTCATTAAGAAACAATCCAGGTGTTCTTCATGGATTTGAGACAAAGATCATAGACTAATCTGATTTGGTGAAAGTGAGTTGAAGATGGATGACCTaaatctttttctcttcttctctctcaaaattcaaagtttttaagtgtttctctttttcttttctttaatgaATCCAATCTAGTTACCAACTCTGAGAGAGGGTTGAGGGAAGCAAGAACAAAGTTTATCTCAATTTAAGCCCCACGTAGCACCATCCATGCTTAATTAATTAAGTATTCTTGTTCTTGCTTGTACTCCAACTCTTAAATATTGCTCAATAGataaattagttaattaattaattagataggTATTTTTTAGCATTATAAAAATACCTCATTTTCAACCAAAAAAGATTATATATCAAGAGGAtaccttatttattaattttatcattattttttgTATGCTCTagagctatttttttttattaaaattatatcatGTTAGAGCTGTTTTGATTAAATTAAGGAGTTATGAATTAACTATCtttggttaaaaaaaataaaaaattaaccaaaaaatACCCTGTTTGTCATTCCAATATTGGTAATTAGGAAGTGAACCATGAATGTTTGAGAGATTACATGATCAGTTATTTTGATCAAAATGGTTATAAATTAActcattttgataaaaaaaaaaatgctctaAGAAAGCTATGCCAAATTCTCATTGCGCGTCGCTAGCTTTCCGTAAAATCGCTCTAAGGTGAAGCATAAAggagtattttaaaaaataataaattcagtTGATCTTATTGAACATctcatttgaaagaaaaatttctataaatttattataattgagGATTAAATCAAGAATATAACAACTTAAATAACTTGTTGCATACTGATATAGATAATGTTGTTCGATCCTAATAGGATCGTAATTTTATAAACTATACCTACTGAAAATTGGGGAAAAACCCTTTCAATATCTTatgattttctatttttttcattaGAAAGCAATttccctttctctcctttcttctcgAATGTCCAGTTCATAGTAAAACTAAATTTGcatgttttttcttttcattttatgaaaaagcatattttttaaaaaatagaaaataatttttagatattttttatttttctagaaaaagctatctattgtttttaaaaaatagacatagaaaatacaaattaaacaCTATTTTTAAAAAACACACACAAACCCTAATGTGTTcagtaaaaaattataaataagtattcttttaataatttaaaaaaatgaattgTCCTTTTTTAGtaatattgtttaaaaaaaaaagagtgccGTTTTGTTCTTCTTGAGCTTGGcttgtgtatatatatatgaacCAGCTGAAGCAGCAGCTATGATTCTTTTCCTGAAGCTAAGAAACTGCGAGctagacgacgacgacgacaacGACCACGATGATGATGGACAGCACTAGAATTCTGGAGTTCTTGAAGGGGAAGAGCATCCTCATCACCGGATCCACCGGCTTTTTGGCGAAGAGTAATTAAGCAAGCTTTGAACTTCTCATGCAATTATAATTCTTTGTGTTCAAAACTGATTGATTGTTTCTTGTTGATGCagtctttgtggagaagctgctgaGGGTCCAGCCGGAAGTGAAGCGGCTCTTCCTTCTCATCAGGGCGGCCGACGCTATATCGGCCGCACAGCAGCGCTTGCAAAATGAGGTAAAAtttatattgattttgaaaaacagcACCACCATCGGAGTAAGACGAATCTTGACTTAATTTTTGTTCCAGATACTCGACAAGGATTTGTTCAGGATCTTGAAGGAGAAGCACGGCGATGGGTTCCCGGCGTTCGCGGCGAGCAAGCTGTGCCCCGTGGCCGGGGATATCACCTATCCAAATTTGGGGATTCAAGACCCCGATCTCCAAGAGAAATTGTGCAATGAAGTCGAGATCGTCGTCAATGTTGCGGCCACCACGAACTTCTACGATAGGTGATCATCCACAATCAtaaacttgaacaactcgttaaactaaatgaACAAGCTTTGAATGTAGATACGATGTCGCTTTGAGTATAAACGTGCTCGGAGCTAAGCGTGTGCTGGAATTCGCGAGACGGTGCGCGAAACTGGAAATGCTCCTTCATGTTTCCACCGGTAGTAGTCTAGTCGACTGAATTCATGCTCCAAGGTAAAAGTTTGTTACTGATTTTCCGATCGACCGAGCCTGCAGCTTATGTGGTGGGAGAACAAAGCGGGCTCATACTGGAGAAGAGATTCGGAATGGGGGAGACTCTCCGAGGAGGCTCCGATCATTATCTCGACATAGAGGCAGAAATAGAGTTGGCGGAGACGAGGAAGATGGAGCTGCAAGCCGATCCCAATGTCACTGAAGCAGCCCAGAGGCAAGCAATGAAGGAATTAGGCCTGAAAAGGTAATGCATCTCTTTTGCTTTCCTATCGTAGTAAGTCGCGGCTAATTAGTCGCGACAAATTagaataagacttggttgttattgttattgttattattgatgaaccaaattgaatgAAGAGCGAAGTTGTTTGGGTGGCCAAACACCTATGTCTTCACCAAGGCGATGGGCGAGATGGTCCTCGGGCATCTGCGGCCGGCCGAGCTGCCTCTGGTCATTCTGCGGCCGACCATCATACTGAGTACACTCAGAGAGCCCCTGCCTGGTTGGATCGAGGGAACCAGGTAAAGTAaattaagaatatatatatagaaagaaaATAATTACGATAATTGtcgtaattaaattaataatatagatTTTTGTTCATGACATGGATCAGGACCGTGGACAGCCTGATCATTGGGTACGCCAAGGGGAAGCTGTCGTGCCTGTTCGGAGACCTGGACCTGATCAGCGACGTGGTGAGTGGTGGATCGTCCTTGagctttgttatgtttatttttgGTATTGGCATATCGTCGAACAGGTTGAGTGCGGACGTGCAGATACCGGGAGA is from Zingiber officinale cultivar Zhangliang chromosome 7B, Zo_v1.1, whole genome shotgun sequence and encodes:
- the LOC122004811 gene encoding uncharacterized protein LOC122004811; this translates as MAARAALKAAAFSISRSSAATQSARLVPRRGLAGGGDHHGPPKVNFWEDPLSPAKWKEEHMVIICLSGWGLLIYSGYKAFSGKKESKQEVGEKVGQ
- the LOC122004812 gene encoding probable fatty acyl-CoA reductase 4 isoform X2; this translates as MMMDSTRILEFLKGKSILITGSTGFLAKIFVEKLLRVQPEVKRLFLLIRAADAISAAQQRLQNEILDKDLFRILKEKHGDGFPAFAASKLCPVAGDITYPNLGIQDPDLQEKLCNEVEIVVNVAATTNFYDRYDVALSINVLGAKRVLEFARRCAKLEMLLHVSTAYVVGEQSGLILEKRFGMGETLRGGSDHYLDIEAEIELAETRKMELQADPNVTEAAQRQAMKELGLKRAKLFGWPNTYVFTKAMGEMVLGHLRPAELPLVILRPTIILSTLREPLPGWIEGTRTVDSLIIGYAKGKLSCLFGDLDLISDVIPGDMVVNAMAAAMAAHAGEGGEFIYHVGSSVRNPVAFSLIEQCGFRYFLENPRVTKSGKTRKTKRMPVFKNMFFFRAFMALRFKLPLELMHLVSLLSGGAIFASEYKKLNRIYKFGMHLVDLYQPYVFFKGRFDDKNLEGLRRSMAPRVDCEVNMFDFDPKHVDWELYFSTIHIPGVMKYSCK
- the LOC122004812 gene encoding probable fatty acyl-CoA reductase 4 isoform X1, encoding MMMDSTRILEFLKGKSILITGSTGFLAKIFVEKLLRVQPEVKRLFLLIRAADAISAAQQRLQNEILDKDLFRILKEKHGDGFPAFAASKLCPVAGDITYPNLGIQDPDLQEKLCNEVEIVVNVAATTNFYDRYDVALSINVLGAKRVLEFARRCAKLEMLLHVSTAYVVGEQSGLILEKRFGMGETLRGGSDHYLDIEAEIELAETRKMELQADPNVTEAAQRQAMKELGLKRAKLFGWPNTYVFTKAMGEMVLGHLRPAELPLVILRPTIILSTLREPLPGWIEGTRTVDSLIIGYAKGKLSCLFGDLDLISDVVSGGSSLSFVMFIFGIGISSNRLSADVQIPGDMVVNAMAAAMAAHAGEGGEFIYHVGSSVRNPVAFSLIEQCGFRYFLENPRVTKSGKTRKTKRMPVFKNMFFFRAFMALRFKLPLELMHLVSLLSGGAIFASEYKKLNRIYKFGMHLVDLYQPYVFFKGRFDDKNLEGLRRSMAPRVDCEVNMFDFDPKHVDWELYFSTIHIPGVMKYSCK